The following are encoded together in the Tripterygium wilfordii isolate XIE 37 chromosome 3, ASM1340144v1, whole genome shotgun sequence genome:
- the LOC119985610 gene encoding protein MOS2-like, which translates to MKLSFPKPSSKDTPAFCDEDLFFTDEDRKFISEFDPSKPQPIHVIPPKEYEGQPLKLLPGLNNSYAWNLQQSMKTDASVKTDASVDGASKTHGSRRDEWPPSVDNISVDRLNLQEDPGFEQFAEVPVEGFGAAYLARYGWYEGGGIGKNAKEEVKVKKIRRHIGRQGVGFASQENRREREKYEEERER; encoded by the coding sequence ATGAAACTCTCCTTCCCCAAGCCCTCCTCAAAAGATACCCCAGCCTTCTGCGATGAAGATCTGTTCTTCACAGATGAAGACCGAAAATTCATCTCAGAATTCGACCCATCTAAGCCTCAGCCTATACATGTCATTCCTCCCAAGGAGTATGAAGGGCAACCCTTGAAGTTATTACCTGGTTTGAATAACTCATATGCTTGGAATCTCCAGCAATCAATGAAAACCGATGCGTCCGTGAAAACCGATGCGTCCGTGGATGGAGCGAGCAAAACGCACGGATCTCGTCGTGATGAATGGCCACCGTCGGTGGATAATATTTCTGTGGATAGGTTGAACTTGCAAGAGGATCCAGGGTTCGAGCAGTTTGCAGAGGTGCCGGTGGAGGGTTTCGGTGCCGCTTATCTTGCTAGATATGGCTGGTATGAAGGGGGAGGGATTGGCAAGAACGCGAAAGAAGAAGTCAAAGTGAAGAAGATCCGTAGACATATTGGTAGGCAAGGAGTTGGCTTCGCATCACAAGAGAAtagaagggaaagagagaaatacgaagaagaaagagaaagataa